From one Triticum urartu cultivar G1812 chromosome 3, Tu2.1, whole genome shotgun sequence genomic stretch:
- the LOC125545078 gene encoding UDP-glycosyltransferase 87A1-like, translated as MASSATGTRNVVAVPYPGRGHINPMLAVCRLLVAADGALTVTVVVTEEWHALLASAPTLPDRLRFATIPNDVIPPERSRGVDHAAFFEAVSVKMAEAVGQLLGRLVLELQPRPEGIVVDTYLTWGVAVGTRCRIPVCSLWTQPATFFLALYHLDLWSSGDEHERDEELSTKSMDQYVSCLSSVRMSDLMVFSRWKRHMKITAEAFVKVRKAQCLLLTSFHELEPRAINTTAELLPFPVYPIGPVHMQPDGNTGRIQDEEHRDWLDAQPEKSVMYVSFGSYASMPHSQFQEIAMGLLDAGVKFFWMARDKAPELREKCGDKGLAVPWCDQQEVLRHPSVGGFLSHCGWNSVLEAVCAGVPVIGFPVAWDQLVNARMVADEWKVGIDLREQRGEDGSVSRAAISDAARKLMDSDSAVGQEMRKRAAQLREVSRSAVREGGSSHRSFSGFLEDLAEGRLEVAESSH; from the exons ATGGCCTCCTCAGCGACTGGGACTCGGAACGTCGTCGCGGTGCCGTACCCGGGCCGCGGCCACATCAACCCCATGCTCGCCGTGTGCCGCCTGCTCGTCGCCGCGGACGGCGCCCTCACCGTCACCGTCGTCGTCACCGAGGAGTGGCACGCGCTGCTGGCCTCCGCGCCCACGCTGCCGGACCGCCTGCGCTTCGCCACCATCCCCAACGACGTCATCCCCCCCGAGCGCAGCCGTGGGGTCGACCACGCCGCCTTCTTCGAGGCAGTCAGCGTCAAGATGGCGGAGGCCGTCGGGCAGCTGCTCGGCCGGCTAGTGCTGGAGCTACAGCCGAGGCCGGAGGGCATCGTGGTCGACACCTACCTGACATGGGGGGTTGCGGTGGGCACGCGGTGCCGGATACCGGTGTGCTCGCTGTGGACCCAGCCGGCCACCTTCTTCTTGGCGCTCTACCACCTAGACCTGTGGTCGTCGGGTGATGAACATGAGCGCGATGAAG AATTAAGCACCAAGTCCATGGATCAGTATGTGTCGTGCCTCTCATCAGTAAGAATGTCTGATCTCATGGTCTTCAGCCGATGGAAGCGGCACATGAAGATAACAGCGGAGGCGTTCGTGAAAGTACGTAAAGCGCAGTGTCTCCTCCTCACCTCCTTCCACGAGCTTGAACCCCGTGCCATCAACACAACAGCAGAGCTACTTCCGTTCCCCGTATATCCAATCGGCCCTGTACACATGCAGCCGGACGGGAACACGGGCAGGATCCAGGACGAGGAGCACCGTGACTGGCTCGACGCGCAGCCAGAGAAGTCGGTGATGTACGTCTCGTTCGGCAGCTACGCTTCCATGCCGCACTCGCAGTTCCAAGAGATCGCCATGGGGCTGCTTGACGCTGGAGTCAAGTTCTTCTGGATGGCacgggacaaggcccctgagctGCGGGAGAAGTGTGGCGACAAGGGGCTGGCGGTGCCGTGGTGTGACCAGCAGGAGGTGCTGCGCCACCCCTCCGTCGGCGGCTTCCTCAGCCACTGCGGGTGGAACTCGGTGCTCGAGGCCGTGTGCGCCGGAGTGCCGGTGATTGGCTTCCCCGTCGCGTGGGATCAGCTGGTGAACGCCCGGATGGTCGCCGACGAATGGAAGGTCGGCATCGACCTGAGGGAGCAGAGGGGGGAGGATGGGTCTGTGAGCAGGGCCGCCATCTCGGATGCCGCGAGGAAGCTGATGGATTCGGATTCTGCTGTTGGCCAAGAGATGAGGAAAAGAGCCGCACAGCTGCGCGAGGTTTCCCGTAGCGCGGTCCGGGAAGGCGGCTCGTCGCATCGTTCGTTCAGCGGTTTCCTCGAGGATCTCGCCGAGGGAAGGTTGGAGGTGGCTGAAAGTTCTCATTGA